In one window of Gossypium arboreum isolate Shixiya-1 chromosome 4, ASM2569848v2, whole genome shotgun sequence DNA:
- the LOC128291796 gene encoding uncharacterized protein LOC128291796: protein MSKNVTSCIIELSNLMKAICGKVLDVEELEKVQDRAALTLCNLEKIFSPFFFTIMVHLVIHLPHEVILGGPVFYRWMYPIERFLSKLKSYCRNKRYPERSIAEGYLAEECMTFCSRYLEDVETRLNRPSRNAGLNDHNLVETYLFQSYGEPIGKVEIAELDDISWIQAHRYVLFHHDSIEPLRNEYKQILRSRARSRRLQH from the exons ATGTCAAAAAAcgtaacgtcctgtataattgaactatccaatttaatgaaagctatttgtggcaaagttttggatgttgaagaacttgaaaaagtacaggatcgagcggcattgactttatgcaatttggagaagatcttttcacctttcttcttcactattatggtgcacttagtaatccatctccctcacgaagtaatacttggtggaccggttttttatcgatggatgtatcctatagaaag gttcctaagcaaattgaagtcgtattgtcgcaataagcgttatccagaaagatcaattgctgaaggctacttggcagaggagtgcatgaccttctgttctagatatttagaagatgttgaaacacgattgaatagaccaagtagaaatgctgggctcaatgatcataacttggtcgaaacttatttattccaaagttatggagaaccaatcggtaaagttgaaattgcagaattagatgatatatcgtggatacaagcacatcgatatgtacttttccaccatgattcaattgaaccattacgcaa tgagtacaaacaaattttgagatctcgtgcacgatctcgaagattacaacattga
- the LOC108459693 gene encoding probable carboxylesterase 18: MIPERPRHQGKNERPTLPWAVRLVVSMVSAVVDNACRPNGTVNRRLIHFLDYQTPPISTTSVSSTDISIDATRNLWIRLYSPSNNQLLPVLIFFHGGGFSFLSPASLAFDMVCRNFATNLPAIVISVNYRLAPEHRYPSQCHDGFDALNFIDENWATVLPKNADPARCFFAGDSAGANLAHHVAVRACRTKLHTMKMIGLISIQPFFGGEERSQSEMQLVGSGLLVSVPLTDWCWNAYLPLGSNRDHAAANVSGPNADDISGLDFPATMVVVRGFDPLKDWQRRYYEWLLKSGKEARLIEYHNVIHAFYTFPLLPESSHLVVQIKEFIAKCSSRVSNLKSETYMSQQLSPRKLNLIHLPILYLFVYFLLG, encoded by the coding sequence atgaTCCCTGAAAGGCCTCGTCATCAGGGCAAAAATGAAAGGCCGACACTCCCTTGGGCAGTAAGGCTGGTCGTCTCAATGGTCTCTGCCGTCGTCGACAATGCCTGCCGTCCTAATGGCACTGTCAACCGTCGTCTCATTCACTTCCTCGACTACCAGACCCCTCCCATTTCTACCACCTCCGTCTCCTCCACCGACATCTCCATCGACGCCACACGTAACCTCTGGATTCGCCTTTACTCTCCATCCAACAACCAACTCCTTCCTGTTcttattttcttccacggaggtGGATTCAGCTTCCTAAGCCCCGCCTCCCTCGCCTTCGACATGGTTTGCCGTAACTTCGCCACCAACCTCCCCGCTATCGTTATCTCTGTCAACTATCGTCTAGCTCCTGAACACCGTTACCCTTCACAATGCCATGACGGGTTCGACGCTCTCAACTTCATTGACGAGAACTGGGCCACAGTCTTACCCAAAAACGCCGACCCAGCCCGCTGCTTCTTCGCCGGCGATAGCGCAGGTGCCAACCTGGCTCACCACGTGGCAGTCCGGGCATGCCGAACCAAGCTTCATACAATGAAGATGATTGGACTGATTTCAATACAACCATTTTTTGGTGGAGAAGAGAGAAGCCAGTCGGAGATGCAGCTAGTAGGGTCCGGCCTATTGGTGTCTGTCCCTTTAACCGATTGGTGTTGGAACGCATATTTGCCTTTGGGGTCGAACCGAGACCATGCAGCGGCGAATGTGAGCGGTCCCAACGCAGATGACATATCAGGGTTAGATTTTCCGGCGACGATGGTGGTGGTTAGGGGATTTGACCCTTTGAAAGATTGGCAAAGAAGGTATTATGAATGGCTATTGAAATCTGGCAAAGAGGCGAGGTTGATCGAGTATCATAACGTAATCCATGCGTTTTATACTTTCCCACTTTTGCCCGAGTCTTCCCACTTGGTTGTGCAAATCAAGGAGTTCATTGCCAAGTGTTCATCCAGAGTTTCAAACCTCAAATCTGAAACCTACATGTCTCAACAACTTTCACCGCGCAAGCTCAACTTAATCCATTtaccaattttatatttatttgtgtaTTTTCTTCTTGGGTAA